The following coding sequences lie in one Hydrogenophaga sp. PBL-H3 genomic window:
- a CDS encoding 3-hydroxyacyl-CoA dehydrogenase NAD-binding domain-containing protein, translated as MKTIRYELHDGIATLTFDEPGSPVNTMCADWQRDLTTATGLVVRDKSLIKGIILASAKSTFFAGADLKSTMRLTPADAPRVFAEIEQTKKNFRTLETLGVPVVSCINGAALGGGWEVALVGHHRVAADDPRIQLGLPEITLGLIPGATGITKMTRLLGLMGAQPFILESKLFNPREALELGLVQELVPANGADLAASLRTAALLWITANPKAQHPWDAKDYKIPGGTPANPKIAGMLTVAPAMLKQKTRGLYPAPEAALAAMAEGAMVDYETATRIESRYLAKLIVSPVARNMINTFFFNMNAIKSGQSRPGASAGTARTEKYKPRKVGILGAGMMGAGIAYTQASRGIDTVLEDVSLENAQRGKLYSARLTQTRVDQGRMTLQEQQSLLERIRPTAYPADLRGCDIIIEAVFENRELKATVTHEAEPMLAEGGFFASNTSTLPISGLAQASNNPAKFIGIHFFSPVDKMRLVEIIRGKETDDETVARAYDYVQALGKLPIVVNDSRGFYTSRTFGAFVMEGAAMLGEGIPAPVIENASMQAGMPVGPLAVLDETALSLSVHVLDQTRADLAAEGKTYAATPGELLVERMVKELNRAGRAAGGGFYDYPAGQKKTLWPELKPLFEKPGHAWDLQEVKDRLLYRQAVETARCLAEGVLTSVHDGNIGSVFGIGFPAWTGGALQFIYGMGIDAFEQRCAGLAARHGAGFALDEATARAIRHHQPVY; from the coding sequence ATGAAAACCATCCGCTACGAACTGCACGACGGCATCGCCACCCTCACCTTCGACGAGCCCGGCTCGCCGGTGAACACCATGTGCGCCGACTGGCAGCGCGACCTGACCACCGCCACCGGCCTCGTGGTGCGTGACAAGAGCTTGATCAAGGGCATCATCCTCGCGTCGGCCAAGAGCACCTTCTTCGCTGGCGCCGACCTCAAGAGCACGATGCGCCTGACACCGGCCGACGCGCCCCGCGTCTTTGCCGAGATCGAGCAGACCAAGAAGAACTTCCGCACGCTGGAGACCCTGGGCGTGCCGGTGGTGAGCTGCATCAACGGCGCGGCACTCGGCGGTGGCTGGGAAGTGGCGCTGGTGGGCCACCACCGCGTGGCCGCGGACGACCCCCGGATCCAGCTTGGCCTGCCCGAGATCACGCTGGGCCTGATCCCCGGCGCCACCGGCATCACCAAGATGACGCGCCTGCTGGGTCTGATGGGCGCGCAGCCTTTCATCCTGGAGAGCAAGCTGTTCAACCCGCGTGAAGCGCTCGAACTCGGTCTGGTGCAAGAACTGGTGCCGGCCAACGGAGCCGACCTGGCGGCTTCACTGCGCACCGCGGCACTTCTGTGGATCACGGCCAACCCCAAGGCCCAGCACCCCTGGGACGCCAAGGACTACAAGATTCCGGGCGGCACACCGGCCAATCCCAAGATCGCCGGCATGCTGACCGTGGCGCCGGCCATGCTCAAACAAAAGACGCGTGGCCTGTACCCCGCACCCGAAGCGGCACTGGCGGCCATGGCCGAAGGCGCGATGGTGGACTACGAAACGGCCACACGCATCGAAAGCCGTTACCTGGCCAAGCTCATCGTGAGTCCGGTGGCCCGGAACATGATCAACACCTTCTTTTTCAACATGAACGCGATCAAGAGCGGGCAGTCGCGTCCCGGCGCATCAGCAGGCACAGCACGCACCGAGAAGTACAAGCCCAGGAAGGTCGGCATCCTGGGCGCCGGCATGATGGGCGCGGGCATCGCCTACACCCAGGCCAGCCGCGGTATCGACACCGTGCTCGAAGACGTGAGCCTGGAAAATGCCCAGCGAGGCAAGCTGTACAGCGCGCGCCTCACACAAACCCGGGTCGACCAGGGTCGCATGACCCTGCAGGAGCAGCAGTCGCTGCTCGAACGGATCAGGCCCACCGCCTACCCCGCCGACCTGCGGGGCTGCGACATCATCATCGAGGCCGTGTTCGAGAACCGCGAACTCAAGGCCACCGTCACGCACGAGGCCGAACCCATGCTGGCCGAGGGTGGATTCTTTGCCAGCAACACCTCGACCCTGCCGATCTCGGGCCTGGCCCAGGCCAGCAACAACCCGGCCAAGTTCATCGGTATCCACTTCTTCAGCCCGGTGGACAAGATGAGGCTGGTGGAGATCATCCGCGGCAAGGAAACGGACGACGAGACGGTGGCGCGCGCCTACGACTACGTGCAGGCGCTGGGCAAGCTGCCCATCGTGGTGAACGACTCGCGCGGGTTCTACACCAGCCGCACCTTTGGCGCCTTCGTGATGGAGGGTGCGGCCATGCTGGGCGAAGGCATTCCCGCGCCGGTGATTGAAAACGCGTCCATGCAGGCCGGCATGCCGGTGGGGCCCCTGGCCGTGCTGGACGAGACCGCGCTGTCACTCTCGGTCCACGTCCTGGACCAGACCCGCGCCGACCTGGCCGCCGAAGGCAAGACGTACGCCGCCACACCGGGTGAGTTGCTGGTCGAGCGCATGGTCAAGGAACTCAACCGCGCGGGCCGCGCAGCCGGTGGCGGCTTCTACGACTACCCGGCCGGGCAGAAGAAGACGCTCTGGCCGGAACTCAAGCCCCTGTTCGAAAAGCCCGGGCACGCCTGGGATCTGCAGGAAGTGAAAGACCGCCTGCTCTACCGCCAGGCCGTGGAGACCGCACGCTGCCTGGCCGAGGGCGTGCTCACCTCCGTGCACGACGGCAACATCGGCTCCGTCTTCGGGATTGGCTTTCCGGCCTGGACCGGTGGCGCGCTGCAGTTCATCTACGGCATGGGCATCGACGCTTTCGAGCAGCGCTGCGCCGGGCTGGCTGCCCGCCATGGCGCGGGCTTCGCGCTCGACGAGGCCACTGCGCGTGCCATCCGCCATCACCAACCCGTGTACTGA
- a CDS encoding acetyl-CoA C-acetyltransferase, with translation MSEAFVFDAVRTPRGKGKKDGSLHEVKPIDLLAGVLTQLQLRNGFDTGAVDDVVMGVVSPIGEQGSVIAKVAALKAGWDWRCSGVQLNRFCASGLEAVNMAAMKVKSGWEDLVVAGGVESMSRVPIGSDGGAWAQDPQTNSDTLFVPQGIGADLIATLEGFSRDDVDAFALESQKRAAAARAAGYFKGSVVPVTDFLGQTILIEDEFIKPHTTMEGLAALKPAFEQLGGMGFDAVALQRYPQVEHIHHVHHAGNSSGIVDGATAVLIGSEAAGKTHGLTPRARIVAVALSGADPTIMLTGPMPAARKALVKAGLTIDQIDLFEVNEAFAAVPMKFMKELGVPHEKVNVNGGAIALGHPLGATGAMILGTLVDELHRRQLRYGLATLCVGGGMGIATIVERV, from the coding sequence ATGAGCGAAGCATTCGTATTCGATGCCGTGCGCACGCCGCGCGGCAAGGGCAAGAAAGACGGCAGCCTGCACGAGGTCAAGCCGATCGACCTGCTCGCCGGCGTGTTGACCCAACTGCAGCTGCGCAACGGCTTCGATACTGGCGCAGTGGACGACGTGGTGATGGGCGTGGTCTCGCCCATCGGCGAGCAGGGCTCGGTGATTGCCAAGGTGGCCGCGCTCAAGGCCGGCTGGGACTGGCGCTGCTCGGGCGTGCAACTCAACCGCTTCTGTGCCTCGGGCCTGGAGGCGGTGAACATGGCGGCCATGAAGGTGAAGAGCGGCTGGGAAGACCTGGTGGTGGCCGGCGGCGTGGAAAGCATGAGCCGCGTGCCGATCGGTTCGGATGGCGGCGCCTGGGCGCAGGACCCGCAGACCAACAGCGACACGCTGTTCGTGCCTCAGGGCATCGGCGCGGACTTGATCGCCACGCTCGAAGGATTCAGCCGCGACGATGTGGACGCCTTCGCGCTCGAATCCCAGAAGCGCGCCGCGGCCGCGCGCGCGGCGGGCTACTTCAAGGGCTCGGTCGTGCCGGTGACCGACTTCCTGGGCCAGACCATCCTGATTGAGGACGAGTTCATCAAGCCCCACACCACGATGGAGGGCCTGGCCGCGCTCAAGCCCGCGTTCGAGCAGCTCGGCGGCATGGGGTTTGATGCCGTGGCGCTGCAGCGCTACCCGCAGGTCGAGCACATCCACCATGTGCACCACGCGGGCAACTCCTCGGGCATCGTCGATGGCGCCACCGCGGTGCTGATCGGCAGCGAGGCCGCCGGCAAGACGCACGGCCTCACGCCGCGCGCGCGCATCGTCGCGGTGGCGCTCTCGGGCGCCGACCCCACCATCATGCTCACCGGCCCGATGCCGGCGGCGCGCAAAGCGCTGGTCAAGGCTGGCCTCACCATCGACCAGATCGACCTGTTCGAAGTGAACGAAGCCTTTGCCGCCGTGCCCATGAAGTTCATGAAGGAGCTGGGCGTGCCGCATGAGAAGGTGAACGTGAACGGTGGCGCCATAGCCCTGGGCCACCCGCTGGGCGCCACCGGCGCCATGATCCTGGGCACGCTGGTCGACGAACTGCACCGCCGCCAGCTGCGCTATGGACTGGCCACGCTGTGCGTGGGCGGCGGCATGGGGATAGCGACCATTGTCGAAAGGGTCTGA
- a CDS encoding acyl-CoA dehydrogenase family protein: protein MIERTLFNADHEAFRDSFRKFVEKEIAPHHEAWEEQGYVDRAVWSKAGDNGFLCMTLPEAYGGSEADKLYSVVQMEEIARTGFSGIGFGLHSEIVAPYILHYGTEAQKQKYLPKLATGEMVGAIAMSEPAAGSDLQGVKSTAIKQADGSYLLNGSKTFITNGWHADLVIVVAKTDPSAGAKGTSLLLVERGMPGFEKGKRLKKLGMKAQDTSELFFDNVKVPAENLLGGAAHENRGFVCLMEQLPWERLQIAIGAVAAAQAAIDWTVQYTKDRKVFGQPVAAFQNTRYKLAELQTEVQVARVFVDKCCELVSVDQLDTATASMAKYWCSDLQCKVMDECLQLHGGYGYMWEYPITRAYADARVQRIYGGTNEIMKEVISRGMGLGGR from the coding sequence ATGATCGAACGCACCCTGTTCAACGCCGACCACGAAGCCTTTCGCGACAGTTTTCGCAAGTTCGTCGAGAAAGAAATCGCCCCGCACCACGAGGCCTGGGAGGAGCAAGGTTATGTGGACCGGGCGGTGTGGAGCAAGGCCGGCGACAACGGTTTTCTGTGCATGACGCTGCCCGAGGCGTATGGTGGCTCCGAAGCCGACAAGCTGTATTCGGTGGTGCAGATGGAGGAGATCGCGCGCACTGGTTTCAGCGGCATCGGTTTCGGCCTGCACAGCGAGATCGTGGCACCGTACATCCTGCACTACGGCACCGAGGCGCAGAAGCAGAAGTACCTGCCCAAGCTGGCGACTGGTGAGATGGTGGGAGCCATCGCCATGAGCGAGCCCGCTGCCGGCAGCGACCTCCAGGGCGTGAAGTCCACCGCCATCAAGCAAGCTGATGGCAGCTACCTGCTCAACGGCAGCAAGACCTTCATCACCAACGGCTGGCACGCCGACCTCGTGATCGTGGTCGCCAAGACCGATCCGAGCGCAGGTGCCAAGGGCACCAGCCTGCTGCTGGTGGAGCGCGGCATGCCGGGCTTCGAGAAAGGCAAGCGGCTGAAGAAACTGGGCATGAAGGCACAGGACACCTCCGAACTTTTCTTCGACAACGTGAAGGTGCCGGCGGAAAACCTGCTGGGTGGTGCCGCGCACGAAAACCGCGGCTTTGTCTGCCTGATGGAGCAACTGCCCTGGGAGCGGCTGCAGATTGCCATCGGGGCGGTGGCGGCGGCGCAGGCTGCGATCGACTGGACGGTGCAATACACGAAAGATCGCAAGGTGTTCGGCCAACCGGTGGCCGCGTTCCAGAACACACGCTACAAACTCGCGGAGCTGCAGACCGAGGTGCAGGTGGCGCGCGTGTTCGTCGACAAGTGCTGCGAGCTGGTCAGCGTGGACCAGCTCGACACGGCCACCGCCAGCATGGCCAAGTACTGGTGCTCCGACCTGCAGTGCAAAGTGATGGACGAGTGCCTGCAGCTGCATGGCGGGTATGGCTACATGTGGGAATACCCCATCACCCGCGCCTACGCCGACGCACGCGTGCAGCGCATTTACGGCGGCACCAACGAGATCATGAAAGAAGTGATCTCGCGCGGCATGGGACTGGGCGGGCGCTGA
- a CDS encoding catalase family peroxidase, with the protein MKPLLLAAAVSAALGSSLLTPTAFAQPSLAESQVNALEGLAGPQPGSRRSGAKGICASGHFIGSAAGRELSRASVFKGDKIPVVARFSVGGGSPKASDKGKTVRGLALQFQLPGGEQWQMANISAPVFFVSKPEQFAPFVQARTADPATGKADPEKIKAFSTANPDTTRQGAYLAQAPVPASYGAVNFWGVNAFEFETTPGKSRFARWQFAPEAGVLGLTEDQLKTMGDEFLAGELRERVGKAPVSFDFRLQLAEAGDNLTDPTLTWPEARTVVSAGKLVIDKVSEGMGGACDTMTFNPLVLPAGIKPSADPVLNARAAPYAISLGRRLTEAAKK; encoded by the coding sequence ATGAAACCCCTGCTTCTTGCCGCCGCCGTATCTGCCGCCCTGGGCAGCTCACTCCTGACGCCCACCGCCTTTGCCCAGCCCTCTCTGGCGGAATCCCAGGTCAATGCGCTGGAAGGCCTGGCCGGCCCGCAACCGGGCTCGCGGCGCTCGGGCGCCAAGGGCATCTGCGCGAGCGGCCATTTCATCGGCAGCGCTGCCGGCCGCGAGCTCTCGCGCGCCTCGGTGTTCAAGGGCGACAAAATTCCTGTGGTGGCCCGCTTCTCGGTCGGTGGCGGCAGCCCCAAGGCGAGCGACAAGGGCAAGACGGTGCGTGGCTTGGCGCTGCAGTTTCAGCTGCCCGGTGGTGAGCAATGGCAAATGGCCAACATCTCGGCACCGGTGTTCTTCGTGAGCAAGCCCGAGCAGTTCGCGCCGTTTGTGCAGGCCCGCACCGCAGACCCGGCCACCGGCAAGGCCGACCCCGAGAAGATCAAGGCCTTCAGCACCGCCAACCCGGACACCACGCGCCAGGGCGCGTACCTCGCGCAAGCGCCGGTGCCTGCGAGCTACGGCGCTGTGAATTTCTGGGGTGTGAACGCGTTCGAGTTTGAAACCACACCAGGCAAGAGCCGCTTCGCGCGCTGGCAGTTTGCGCCCGAGGCCGGCGTGCTCGGACTCACCGAAGACCAGTTGAAGACCATGGGCGACGAGTTCCTGGCCGGCGAGCTGCGCGAGCGTGTGGGCAAAGCCCCCGTGTCGTTCGACTTCCGCCTGCAGCTCGCCGAAGCCGGCGACAACCTGACCGACCCGACACTGACCTGGCCAGAGGCGCGCACCGTGGTCTCGGCTGGCAAGCTGGTGATCGACAAAGTGAGCGAGGGCATGGGCGGCGCCTGCGACACCATGACCTTCAACCCGCTGGTGCTGCCCGCCGGCATCAAGCCCTCGGCCGACCCGGTGCTCAATGCGCGCGCCGCGCCCTACGCCATCTCGCTCGGCCGCCGGCTGACGGAAGCGGCGAAGAAGTAA
- a CDS encoding LysR family transcriptional regulator, with translation MKNVDIKQLALFCELIESQSLTEAAARMNITPSAASQALTRLRHVLNDDLCVREKNRYQLTPYADGAFAVFQQMVGLWKDVSNSAWAFDPLQCDAHIIMSCYDAFGETELAELYRSILRKAPSLSLDIHAPANGPQDVDALRGGDVDVVCSHYEPPVDARDLYVETVKHFQITHCCINVDHPRILDTLTLEQYQSEEHLLITFLKRHGGRRSPIDLELEARGFTPRRTTIVNSWHLCSELLGRTDRLVTTSQQQARQLVRSNPKIRCIPLPTDFDWPTMPVNMIWHQRTHNSKPHRWLRLQLREFLSLVSEEDVPVADASMTSGAS, from the coding sequence GTGAAAAACGTCGACATCAAACAACTGGCGCTGTTTTGTGAGCTCATCGAGAGCCAGAGCCTGACCGAAGCTGCCGCGCGCATGAACATCACGCCCTCGGCCGCCAGCCAGGCGCTCACCCGCTTGCGCCATGTGCTCAACGACGACTTGTGCGTGCGCGAGAAGAACCGATACCAGCTGACACCCTATGCCGACGGCGCATTTGCTGTCTTTCAGCAGATGGTCGGTTTGTGGAAGGACGTGAGCAACAGCGCCTGGGCGTTTGACCCGTTGCAATGCGATGCCCACATCATCATGTCGTGCTACGACGCTTTCGGCGAAACCGAACTGGCCGAGTTGTACCGCAGCATCCTTCGCAAGGCGCCCAGCCTGAGTCTGGACATTCATGCGCCAGCCAACGGACCTCAGGACGTCGACGCCTTGCGCGGTGGTGATGTCGACGTCGTCTGCAGCCACTACGAGCCACCTGTCGATGCGCGCGATCTGTACGTGGAAACTGTCAAGCATTTCCAGATCACGCACTGCTGCATCAACGTCGACCATCCTCGCATCCTCGACACCCTCACGCTGGAGCAGTACCAGTCCGAGGAACACCTGCTGATCACTTTTCTCAAGCGCCACGGTGGGCGCCGCAGCCCCATCGACCTGGAGCTTGAAGCCCGCGGGTTCACGCCCCGGCGAACGACCATCGTGAACTCATGGCACCTGTGTTCGGAGTTGCTGGGTCGCACCGACAGGCTCGTGACCACCAGCCAGCAACAGGCTCGGCAACTGGTGCGCAGCAACCCGAAGATCCGGTGCATTCCGCTGCCCACCGACTTCGACTGGCCGACCATGCCCGTCAACATGATCTGGCATCAGCGCACGCACAACAGCAAGCCGCACCGGTGGTTGCGTTTGCAGTTGCGCGAGTTTCTCTCCCTGGTGTCGGAGGAAGATGTGCCAGTCGCCGACGCCTCGATGACTTCCGGCGCGTCTTGA
- a CDS encoding ABC transporter ATP-binding protein, with translation MTPPPHTHILDVKSLHFGWPDIPLFQDLNLQVPAGVSAVHGEESSGKTTLLMLLAGELRAHSGNFVLRNTDLNTHADAYRAQVFRTEPRSDALDATSAQVWFATLTSRYPSFDLDTALELARGFALDPHIDKPMYMLSAGSKRKVWLSAAFAAGTALTLIDEPFAALDLTSIRFLNALLHEASRHTDRAWVLADHSPPDGIRLGTQLLLGT, from the coding sequence GTGACACCACCCCCACACACCCACATTCTTGACGTCAAAAGCCTGCATTTCGGCTGGCCGGACATCCCGCTGTTTCAAGACCTGAACCTGCAAGTTCCCGCTGGCGTCTCGGCGGTGCATGGCGAGGAAAGCAGTGGCAAGACAACCCTGCTGATGTTGCTCGCGGGTGAGCTGCGCGCCCACAGCGGGAACTTCGTGCTGCGCAACACCGACTTGAACACGCACGCTGATGCCTACAGGGCCCAGGTCTTCCGCACCGAGCCACGCAGCGATGCGCTCGATGCGACCAGCGCGCAGGTGTGGTTCGCCACACTCACATCGCGCTACCCCAGCTTCGACCTGGACACCGCGCTGGAGCTCGCACGTGGCTTTGCGCTGGATCCCCACATCGACAAGCCGATGTACATGCTGTCGGCTGGCAGCAAACGCAAGGTCTGGCTGAGCGCAGCCTTTGCGGCAGGTACCGCCCTCACGCTGATCGACGAGCCTTTCGCGGCACTGGATCTGACATCCATCCGCTTTCTCAACGCGCTACTGCACGAAGCCTCGCGGCACACCGATCGTGCCTGGGTGCTGGCCGACCACTCACCTCCCGACGGGATCAGGCTGGGGACCCAACTGTTGCTCGGCACGTAG
- a CDS encoding bactofilin family protein: protein MALHFGKRDIDQPKPLNTGMATPRYGQATSGSVAQPQAQTAAPSQATTDADLTPSTTTSAASSIPEGGSKLTVGPNIKLKGVEITDCDTLVVEGMVEATMDSRVIQIAQQGEFKGSAEIDIAEIRGVFDGNLTVRNKLVIYSTGKVTGRIRYGKVVIEEGGQLSGDIECSVSAGNKATSKHAMALAA from the coding sequence ATGGCACTGCACTTTGGCAAACGCGACATCGATCAACCCAAACCCTTGAACACCGGCATGGCGACACCGCGCTACGGACAAGCCACCAGTGGTTCTGTCGCGCAGCCCCAGGCCCAGACCGCCGCCCCATCTCAGGCCACGACCGATGCGGACCTGACACCCAGCACCACCACCAGCGCAGCAAGTTCTATCCCCGAAGGCGGCAGCAAACTCACCGTCGGCCCGAACATCAAGCTCAAAGGCGTGGAGATCACCGACTGCGACACGCTGGTGGTCGAAGGCATGGTCGAGGCCACCATGGACTCACGGGTGATCCAGATCGCCCAGCAAGGTGAGTTCAAGGGCTCTGCCGAGATCGACATTGCTGAAATCCGCGGCGTATTCGATGGCAACCTCACCGTGCGCAACAAGCTGGTGATCTATTCCACCGGCAAGGTGACCGGGCGCATCCGCTACGGCAAGGTGGTGATCGAGGAAGGCGGCCAGCTCTCCGGCGACATCGAATGCTCGGTGAGCGCCGGCAACAAGGCCACCAGCAAGCACGCGATGGCCCTGGCAGCCTGA
- a CDS encoding crotonase/enoyl-CoA hydratase family protein, with the protein MPTYTTLRIDKDAHQPRVARLLLNRPERLNAINDAMPREIRAAVDWANADDEVHVIVVEGAGKGFCGGYDLSQFGEGEIDHPCQQERAPWDPMVDYAYMKRNTEDFMSLWRSPKPTIAKVHGAAVAGGSDIALCCDLLVMADDARIGYMPTRVWGCPTTAMWTYRLGALRAKEMMFTGNVIDGRTAAAWGLANEAVPWDRLEAVTMALAERIAGVPRSHLAMHKMVVNQVMLAMGLEQTQMMATVFDGITRHNPEGVWFRRHAQEAGFKDAVQWRDSGKPIPEGDEARALIREMENRKRSSAEK; encoded by the coding sequence ATGCCCACCTACACCACCCTGCGCATCGACAAAGACGCCCACCAGCCCCGCGTGGCGCGTCTGCTGCTCAACCGGCCCGAGCGCCTCAACGCCATCAACGACGCGATGCCACGCGAGATCCGCGCCGCGGTGGACTGGGCCAACGCCGACGACGAGGTGCACGTGATCGTGGTCGAGGGCGCCGGCAAGGGCTTCTGCGGTGGCTATGACCTCTCGCAATTCGGCGAAGGCGAAATCGACCATCCCTGCCAGCAGGAGCGCGCGCCCTGGGATCCGATGGTCGACTACGCCTACATGAAGCGCAACACCGAAGACTTCATGAGCCTGTGGCGCAGCCCCAAGCCGACCATCGCCAAGGTGCACGGCGCAGCGGTGGCCGGTGGCAGCGACATCGCGCTGTGCTGCGACCTGCTGGTGATGGCCGATGACGCACGCATCGGCTACATGCCCACCCGTGTGTGGGGCTGCCCCACCACCGCCATGTGGACCTACCGGCTGGGTGCCCTGCGGGCAAAGGAAATGATGTTCACCGGCAACGTGATCGACGGTCGCACTGCGGCCGCCTGGGGCCTGGCCAACGAGGCCGTGCCATGGGACCGGCTGGAAGCCGTGACGATGGCGTTGGCCGAACGCATCGCCGGCGTGCCGCGCTCGCACCTGGCCATGCACAAGATGGTGGTCAACCAGGTCATGCTCGCGATGGGCCTGGAGCAGACCCAGATGATGGCCACGGTGTTCGACGGCATCACGCGGCACAACCCTGAAGGTGTGTGGTTCCGCCGCCATGCGCAGGAGGCCGGGTTCAAGGACGCGGTGCAATGGCGCGACAGCGGCAAACCGATTCCGGAGGGGGACGAAGCACGCGCGCTGATCCGCGAGATGGAAAATCGCAAGCGCTCATCCGCGGAAAAATGA
- a CDS encoding FAD-dependent monooxygenase, which produces MTLPAHVPVLIAGGGPVGLTLSALLCRQGIANLVIEADESYCSGSRAICMSRRSQEILGWVGADKALVAKGLSWVGGRSYWRQTEVLHFQMPSEPTQRFAPMVNIQQFYVEEFAHQSAQAAGASQVQWASRVTEVKPHVDGVEVEVSTPEGPQTLHADWLVACDGGRSTVREQLGLQLEGTQYDGKYVIVDVVQKTRRAVERLAWFDPPSNPGSTILMHRQPDDVWRIDYQIRDDEDPLEAVKPENVLPRVQSHLSMIGENEPWEPLWISIYNAKCLTLPSYRHGRVLFAGDAAHLVPIFGVRGLNSGLDDAGNLAWKLARVVRGQSPHTLLDSYSTERVHATRENIAYGAKSTEFMAPPNFAYQLMREATLRLAEGDAQVRSLINPRQSTPITYVGSPLNAAQVDVWTSEQAAPGAPAPEALLQDGPGSFHLSSRFGRDFLVLAFGPTGQPAPAVSGLELLNIDPAMDIHVQAWQRYGLPSATDTALVLVRPDGYVMGRWQGHNLAPLLQTLTTTGVSA; this is translated from the coding sequence ATGACCTTGCCTGCCCATGTTCCCGTGTTGATTGCCGGTGGCGGCCCCGTCGGTCTGACCCTGTCAGCCTTGCTCTGCCGCCAGGGCATTGCCAACCTCGTGATCGAGGCCGACGAGAGCTACTGCAGCGGCAGCCGCGCCATCTGCATGTCGCGCCGATCGCAGGAGATCCTGGGCTGGGTGGGTGCCGACAAGGCTCTGGTGGCCAAGGGCCTGAGCTGGGTGGGCGGGCGCAGTTACTGGCGTCAGACCGAAGTGCTGCACTTCCAGATGCCCAGCGAGCCCACACAGCGCTTTGCACCCATGGTCAACATCCAGCAGTTTTATGTGGAAGAGTTTGCGCACCAGTCTGCGCAGGCGGCAGGTGCTTCACAAGTTCAATGGGCCAGTCGAGTGACCGAGGTGAAGCCTCACGTCGACGGGGTCGAGGTGGAGGTGAGCACACCCGAAGGCCCGCAGACCCTGCACGCCGACTGGCTGGTGGCCTGCGACGGTGGGCGCAGCACGGTGCGCGAGCAACTGGGCCTGCAGCTCGAAGGCACGCAGTACGACGGCAAGTACGTGATCGTCGACGTGGTGCAGAAGACGCGGCGCGCGGTGGAGCGTCTGGCGTGGTTCGATCCGCCGTCCAACCCCGGCTCCACCATCCTCATGCACCGCCAGCCCGACGATGTGTGGCGCATCGACTATCAGATCCGCGACGACGAAGATCCGCTGGAGGCGGTGAAGCCCGAGAACGTGTTGCCGCGTGTGCAGAGCCACCTGAGCATGATCGGCGAAAACGAACCTTGGGAGCCGCTGTGGATCTCGATCTACAACGCCAAGTGCCTCACCTTGCCGAGTTACCGGCACGGGCGTGTGCTGTTCGCGGGTGACGCCGCGCACCTGGTGCCCATCTTCGGTGTGCGCGGACTCAACTCCGGGCTGGATGACGCAGGCAACCTGGCCTGGAAGCTGGCGCGGGTGGTGCGGGGCCAGTCACCGCACACGCTGCTCGATTCGTACTCCACCGAGCGCGTGCACGCCACGCGCGAGAACATCGCCTATGGCGCCAAGAGCACCGAGTTCATGGCGCCGCCCAACTTTGCTTACCAGCTCATGCGCGAAGCGACGCTGCGGCTGGCCGAGGGCGATGCACAGGTGCGTTCGCTCATCAACCCGCGCCAGTCCACGCCCATCACCTACGTGGGATCACCGCTCAATGCGGCGCAGGTTGATGTGTGGACCAGCGAGCAGGCGGCACCCGGCGCACCCGCGCCCGAGGCCTTGTTGCAGGACGGGCCGGGCAGCTTTCACCTCAGCAGCCGTTTCGGGCGCGACTTTCTCGTGCTCGCGTTCGGTCCCACGGGTCAGCCGGCGCCCGCCGTGTCAGGCCTTGAGTTGCTGAACATCGATCCCGCCATGGACATTCACGTGCAGGCCTGGCAGCGCTACGGTTTGCCTTCGGCCACCGACACGGCCCTGGTGCTCGTGCGGCCCGACGGTTACGTGATGGGCCGATGGCAAGGCCACAACCTGGCACCTCTGTTGCAAACCCTGACCACCACCGGAGTGTCCGCATGA
- a CDS encoding MarR family winged helix-turn-helix transcriptional regulator translates to MAADTTPPALQDFLTYRLHRLAKLTDRQSSDAYANVFGLGVGEARCLAAIGQFAPLSVKDLAARANLDKAQASRAAQMLVERSLVLKSASETDARGVVLTLTRTGRPLWRRVMRLIEQRNADIFGCLSSAEQRQLEAVFDRLIAHAHDRQEGSSPSTP, encoded by the coding sequence ATGGCCGCTGACACCACCCCGCCGGCGCTTCAGGATTTTCTGACCTACCGGCTGCACCGGCTCGCCAAACTCACCGATCGCCAGAGCAGCGACGCCTACGCCAACGTCTTCGGGCTGGGCGTGGGCGAGGCGCGGTGCCTGGCCGCCATTGGCCAGTTCGCACCGCTGTCGGTGAAAGACCTCGCGGCCCGCGCCAACCTGGACAAAGCCCAGGCCAGCCGGGCCGCGCAGATGCTGGTGGAGCGCTCGCTGGTGTTGAAGTCGGCCAGCGAAACCGATGCTCGCGGCGTCGTGCTCACACTCACGCGCACCGGCCGGCCGTTGTGGAGGCGGGTGATGCGACTGATCGAGCAGCGCAACGCCGACATTTTCGGGTGCCTCTCCAGCGCCGAGCAGCGCCAGCTTGAGGCAGTGTTCGACCGCCTGATCGCCCATGCGCACGACCGGCAGGAGGGCAGTAGCCCCTCGACCCCCTGA